A single Acropora palmata chromosome 5, jaAcrPala1.3, whole genome shotgun sequence DNA region contains:
- the LOC141880500 gene encoding uncharacterized protein LOC141880500, whose protein sequence is MSKERMSKERIHSGKKPFKCQHCEKYFRGAGDLKRHERIHTGEKPFKCKHCEKCFNQRVILKIHERIHTGEKPFKCKQCDKCFRDRRSLKDHERVHTGEKPFKCKQCEKCFNQRGSLKIHERIHNGEKPFKCRQCDKCFREERSLRYHETVHTGEKPFKCKQCEKCFNQRGSLKVHERIHTGEKPFKCKHCDKCFNQRGSLKIHERIHTGEKPFKCRQCDKCFREVRTLKYHERVHTGEKPYKCKQCEKYFRRTEHLKSHERIHTKEKSYKCNHCNKCFSSAQSLRKHDGVHSSEKSGEKEPRPQSGGIKESARKDDNNICDLGIHRPCTIQEECLNQNEEYICWICQEKLNSEKLLSKHYQDHIALLP, encoded by the coding sequence ATGTCAAAAGAAAGGATGTCAAAAGAAAGAATTCACAGTGGAAAGAAGCCTTTTAAATGCCAACATTGTGAGAAATATTTTAGGGGAGCAGGAGATTTAAAAAGACACGAGAGAATTCACACTGGAGAGAagccttttaaatgcaaacattgtgagaaatgttttaatcaacgagtgattttaaaaatccatgaaagaattcacactggagagaagccttttaaatgcaaacaatgtgaCAAATGTTTTAGGGATCGAAGAAGTTTAAAAGATCATGAAAGAGTTCATACTGGAGAGAagccttttaaatgcaaacaatgtgaGAAATGTTTTAATCAACGAGGAAGTTTAAAAATCCATGAAAGAATTCACAATGGAGAGAAGCCTTTTAAATGCAGACAATGTGACAAATGTTTTAGGGAAGAAAGAAGTTTAAGATATCATGAAACAGTTCACACTGGAGAGAAAccttttaaatgcaaacaatgtgaGAAATGTTTTAATCAACGAGGAAGTTTAAAAGTCCATGAAAGAATTCACACTGGAGAGAagccttttaaatgcaaacattGTGACAAATGTTTTAATCAACGAGGAAGTTTAAAAATCcacgaaagaattcatacTGGAGAGAAGCCTTTTAAATGCAGACAATGTGACAAATGTTTCAGGGAAGTAAGAACtttgaaatatcatgaaagagttcacactggagagaagccttataaatgcaaacaatgtgagaaatattttaggcGAACAGAACATTTAAAGAGCCATGAAAGAATTCACACTAAAGAGAAGTCCTATAAATGCAACCATTGTAACAAGTGCTTTAGCAGTGCTCAAAGTTTAAGGAAGCATGATGGAGTCCATTCTAGTGAGAAGTCTGGTGAAAAAGAGCCACGTCCACAATCTGGTGGTATAAAAGAGAGTGCCAGGaaagatgataataatatatgTGACTTGGGGATACATCGTCCCTGTACCATCCAAGAAGAGTGTTTAAACCAGAATGAAGAATACATTTGTTGGATTTGTCAAGAGAAGTTAAACAGTGAGAAGCTTCTTTCTAAGCATTACCAAGATCATATTGCACTGTTGCCGTAG